A stretch of Linepithema humile isolate Giens D197 chromosome 3, Lhum_UNIL_v1.0, whole genome shotgun sequence DNA encodes these proteins:
- the LOC136998985 gene encoding uncharacterized protein — MTLDTKDIDEREKIAKEYARTSESIRKKHRTLKTGRVEQEVQLKKRLKPIVEPLKRIVENIKGDDDSVDDLEIKNEPDIKRKRTSSEKKKKIKRTSLTTPIQTPLTPPIQASTPFQPQKLVFEAPTYLPTENVFETTDPSFVTSMRQTMQTSDGREALYGQMGPLGQEYIGELLSGDKKRGIDNVYGVYFNDAGTFLGDKVFDIDKDDNVIVDGVKYAGTPGLFELIFKRLPDDTLCTEDDKQKYKSILLATNAHRRGHNAHLPVLGNKGYKYKHIITPLISKKGGGVAHLDKRGVGRTLPKCNVPQTMTVTDNAVDYVHWDDPNELVDRLRLLDASRQAGNNAHDNEFLSIIEELREAGLIIN; from the coding sequence atgacgctcgacacgaaagatatcgacgagagggagaagatcgcgaaggaatacgctcgtacgagcgagtcgATTCGCAAGAAGCATCGGACGTTGAAGACGGGTAGAGTGGAGCAAGAGGTGCAATTGAAGAAACGGTTGAAACCGATCGTAGAGCCGTTGAAACGAATCGTCGAGAACATCAAGGGTGACGATGATTCGGTTGACGATCTCGAGATTAAAAACGAACCGGACATCAAACGAAAGCGGACAAGCtctgagaagaagaagaaaatcaagcgtACCTCGTTGACGACACCGATACAGACCCCATTGACGCCACCGATACAAGCCTCGACTCCGTTCCAGCCGCAAAAACTGGTGTTCGAAGCGCCGACATATTTACCGACCGAAAACGTGTTCGAAACCACGGACCCGTCTTTCGTAACATCCATGAGacagacgatgcaaacgtcCGATGGTCGGGAAGCTCTGTACGGCCAAATGGGTCCGCTGGGTCAAGAGTACATCGGGGAGCTCTTGAGCGGTGACAAGAAGAGAGGGATCGACAACGTGTACGGTGTATACTTTAACGATGCGGGAACGTTTCTCGGAGACAAGGTCTTCGACATTGATAAAGACGACAATGTGATCGTGGACGGTGTGAAATACGCTGGCACACCCGgcctgtttgaattaatattcaaaagacttcccgacgatacgctgtgtacggaggatgacaaacaaaagtacaagagcatactactcgctactaacgctcacagacgcggtcataacgcgcatttacctgttttgggaaacaaaggatacaaatacaaacatatcatcACACCTCTGATATCTAAGAAAGGTGGAGGTGTTGCACATCTCGACAAGAGAGGTGTGGGTCGCACGTTACCCAAGTGTAACGTACCACAGACCATGACTGTGACCGACAACGCGGTCGATTACGTGCACTGGGATGATCCGAACGAATTGGTGGATCGCCTTCGATTGCTGGACGCCTCCCGTCAGGCGGGAAACAACGCGCACGATAacgagtttctctcgattatcgaggaactgcgcgaagccg